One stretch of Clavelina lepadiformis chromosome 6, kaClaLepa1.1, whole genome shotgun sequence DNA includes these proteins:
- the LOC143462809 gene encoding uncharacterized protein LOC143462809: protein MKFLVVFLMLGVVYADISTIVTTGKPAILEIPGVKVTIPCSYEMLPSEDQPPIIYWIKGTSVDDPNAVVIFKGYRYWNESLGEYRQFYGDYEKRGAAVPDLKVPSLVLPGISNEDEGRYWCMVAEWSGRQQQGTDADSVALMVGKAESYLDARTDVNQTVNEGDNARLDCGVYYDTADVITWYEGPFHNSDTENFTHTEVGTYKKVGSIDLASKDTQMESDFGKMFVNEDFSLTINGAVIADSGRYWCEGSKLNPSNVELETDRASIELIVTGYLFECNNQAPGLYSDPEDCSMYYECVSGDARTYHRSCGYDGLVFDDRYDYCDWAANVPPPCGTKKD, encoded by the exons ATGAAGTTTCTTGTGGTTTTCTTAATGCTTGGTGTTGTCT ACGCAGATATCTCCACCATTGTTACTACGGGTAAACCGGCGATATTGGAGATACCCGGAGTCAAAGTAACGATCCCGTGCAGCTACGAGATGCTGCCAAGTGAAGATCAACCTCCAATCATTTACTGGATCAAG GGTACCAGTGTCGATGATCCAAACGCTGTTGTCATTTTCAAAGGTTACCGCTACTGGAACGAATCGCTCGGCGAATATCGTCAGTTCTACGGCGATTACGAAAAGCGTGGAGCGGCAGTACCCGACCTGAAG GTTCCTTCTCTAGTACTTCCAGGCATCTCGAACGAGGACGAAGGTCGTTACTGGTGCATGGTTGCTGAGTGGTCCGGCAGACAACAACAGGGCACTGACGCCGATTCCGTTGCTCTTATGGTCGGAA AAGCGGAATCCTACCTCGACGCGAGGACAGACGTCAATCAAACTGTTAACGAAGGCGACAATGCTCGTCTCGATTGCGGCGTCTATTACGACACCGCTGACGTCATTACGTGGTACGAAGGTCCATTCCATAACTCGGATACAGAAAACTTCACTCATACCGAG GTCGGTACCTACAAGAAAGTTGGCAGCATTGACTTGGCCAGCAAGGACACACAAATGGAGAGCGATTTCGGAAAGATGTTCGTCAACGAAGACTTCAGCTTGACAATCAACGGTGCAGTCATCGCTGACTCTGGCAG ATACTGGTGCGAAGGAAGCAAGCTTAATCCTTCCAACGTCGAACTTGAAACCGATCGCGCGTCCATTGAGCTTATCGTGACCG GATACCTTTTTGAATGCAACAATCAAGCCCCTGGCCTGTACTCCGACCCCGAAGATTGCTCGATGTACTACGAGTGCGTCTCCGGCGACGCACGAACCTATCACCGATCCTGCGGATACGACGGCCTGGTCTTCGACGATCGCTACGATTACTGTGACTGGGCCGCCAACGTACCGCCACCTTGCGGA ACAAAGAAAGATTAA
- the LOC143462823 gene encoding uncharacterized protein LOC143462823, whose protein sequence is MKVIVAGFSKTGTKTVAAALMDLDYKVYDFMDHFWYHGEDWLKIFRGQGSMNDFKRMYDDVDAVVDTPAFLYWDAILEAFPDSKIILTTRDEDSWYRSMLGQVEEAEKNLLYKVIQILTPTGRKYFRFIQQIGILEFGWLKRHPFQKLLRNRLTLQRGFRRHQTSCLQQAPKDKLLVYNVKDGWEPLCAFLGKQVPDKPFPRENVGAVIIAKLMATHPANQRMKKELKIAFSALLGVGIGAGYLLYKNGLFSRLLFVIRTAVFR, encoded by the exons ATGAAGGTGATAGTGGCCGGCTTTTCTAAAACCGGTACCAAGACCGTAGCAGCCGCGTTAATGGATCTAGACTACAAGGTCTATGACTTTATGGACCACTTTTGGTATCACGGTGAGGATTGGTTGAAAATTTTCCGGGGTCAAGGTTCAATGAACGACTTTAAGAGAATGTATGATGACGTTGACGCTGTAGTTGACACACCGGCCTTCCTCTATTGGGACGCCATACTGGAGGCTTTTCCAGATTCAAAG ATCATTCTCACAACGAGAGACGAGGACTCCTGGTACCGTAGCATGCTTGGCCAAGTTGAGGAAGCCGAAAAAAATCTGCTCTACAAAGTCATACAGATCCTTACACCAACCGGGAGGAAGTATTTCCGCTTCATCCAACAGATTG GAATTCTTGAATTCGGCTGGTTAAAACGCCATCCCTTTCAAAAGCTTCTCAGGAACCGGTTGACTCTTCAAAGAGGATTTAGACGTCATCAAACGTCATGTCTTCAG CAAGCACCGAAGGACAAACTGCTTGTCTACAACGTCAAAGACGGCTGGGAACCTCTCTGTGCTTTTCTGGGCAAGCAAGTCCCGGATAAACCGTTTCCACGCGAGAACGTCGGCGCCGTCATTATCGCGAAATTGATGGCGACCCACCCCGCCAATCAACGAATGAAGAAAGAACTGAAAATAGCTTTTTCTGCGCTGCTTGGAGTCGGCATTGGTGCTGGTTACTTGCTTTACAAAAATGGTTTATTTTCAAGACTGCTTTTCGTTATTCGAACAGCAGTTTTCAGATAA
- the LOC143462836 gene encoding uncharacterized protein LOC143462836 isoform X1, translating to MSSLKIILLILYLALFQTECTSAAPDTTKKMSEHVQAATNAPHNKATSKLSTTKINTAVLVEVISSTVATTKVIGQTVLTTKIEATKIATSSTIDNVLVKSSKVPNPAEVGVTVVTIFLVIVAVIVVTWITFLACRHRRRMYYRQPSRNSRLRQEGEGFSDFHNPIQFPSAAYDTSSII from the exons ATGAGTTCTCTGAAAATCATCctgttaattttatatttggcTTTATTTCAAACAG AATGTACAAGTGCTGCACCAGATACAACTAAGAAAATGTCCGAACATGTTCAAGCTGCCACCAATGCACCCCACAACAAGGCCACAAGCAAGCTTTCAACTACAAAAATCAACACCGCTGTTTTAGTGGAAGTAATTTCGTCAACCGTAGCGACCACCAAAGTTATTGGACAGACGGTTTTGACCACTAAAATCGAAGCCACGAAAATTGCTACATCGTCTACGATCGACAACGTTCTAGTAAAGTCTAGTAAAGTCCCAAATCCAG CAGAGGTCGGCGTGACGGTTGTGACCATATTCCTCGTCATAGTCGCCGTGATCGTTGTTACTTGGATCACGTTCCTGGCGTGCAGACACCGCAGGAGAATGTATTACCGTCAGCCGTCGAGAAATTCAAGGCTCCGTCAGGAAGGCGAAGGTTTCAGCGATTTCCACAACCCGATACAATTCCCCTCCGCCGCGTACGACACTTCGTCTATCATCTAA
- the LOC143462828 gene encoding uncharacterized protein LOC143462828, which yields MATQVQQVTVAAGQPQQVVFKNLKSIFILGITETVLGVLIAILGAVVMVLFSSRATINVGEGLWCGIWVIIAGVLGIFAGRNNTTLSLINAHLGLSITATVFSGIQVCIDSSVASAFGVYYAGSTPHGLFSCLAIFGFISFVLLITSSALCCSSSPNTCCGSCCGAPPGGPPPQTMHVVTQQPAVVYQTPGVPSGQMTVVQTSPPPVAYPAQQQPYDQKAAGMPPPAGVVAEVPPPYSG from the exons ATGGCAACCCAGGTGCAACAAGTAACCGTGGCAGCTGGACAGCCACAACAAGTCGTCTTCAAGAATctgaaatcaatttttattctTGGG ATAACCGAAACGGTTTTGGGTGTACTGATCGCGATACTTGGGGCCGTCGTAATGGTTCTGTTTTCATCTAGAGCCACAATCAACGTTGGAGAAGGTCTTTGGTGCGGGATCTGG GTAATCATTGCCGGTGTTCTGGGGATATTCGCCGGAAGAAACAACACAACTCTTAGCTTG ATCAACGCCCATTTGGGCTTAAGCATCACTGCAACTGTCTTTAGTGGAATTCAAGTCTGTATTGACAGTTCTGTTGCTTCCGCTTTTGGTGTGTACTACGCA GGTTCAACACCTCATGGTCTTTTCTCCTGTCTGGCCATATTCGGATTCATCTCATTTGTCCTGCTCATCACAAGCTCGGCCCTGTGCTGTAGCTCCTCTCCTAACACCTGCTGTGGGAGTTGCTGTGGCGCTCCG CCTGGCGGACCGCCCCCTCAAACAATGCATGTCGTCACTCAACAACCAGCAGTTGTCTATCAAA CTCCGGGCGTCCCATCAGGCCAGATGACAGTTGTGCAGACCTCACCACCTCCAGTAGCCTACCCTGCCCAGCAACAACCGTACGACCAAAAGGCTGCAGGGATGCCGCCCCCTGCTGGCGTTGTAGCGGAAGTTCCCCCACCATACAGCGGCTGA
- the LOC143462836 gene encoding uncharacterized protein LOC143462836 isoform X2 → MSSLKIILLILYLALFQTECTSAAPDTTKKMSEHVQAATNAPHNKATSKLSTTKINTAVLVEVISSTVATTKVIGQTVLTTKIEATKIATSSTIDNVLVKSSKVPNPEVGVTVVTIFLVIVAVIVVTWITFLACRHRRRMYYRQPSRNSRLRQEGEGFSDFHNPIQFPSAAYDTSSII, encoded by the exons ATGAGTTCTCTGAAAATCATCctgttaattttatatttggcTTTATTTCAAACAG AATGTACAAGTGCTGCACCAGATACAACTAAGAAAATGTCCGAACATGTTCAAGCTGCCACCAATGCACCCCACAACAAGGCCACAAGCAAGCTTTCAACTACAAAAATCAACACCGCTGTTTTAGTGGAAGTAATTTCGTCAACCGTAGCGACCACCAAAGTTATTGGACAGACGGTTTTGACCACTAAAATCGAAGCCACGAAAATTGCTACATCGTCTACGATCGACAACGTTCTAGTAAAGTCTAGTAAAGTCCCAAATCCAG AGGTCGGCGTGACGGTTGTGACCATATTCCTCGTCATAGTCGCCGTGATCGTTGTTACTTGGATCACGTTCCTGGCGTGCAGACACCGCAGGAGAATGTATTACCGTCAGCCGTCGAGAAATTCAAGGCTCCGTCAGGAAGGCGAAGGTTTCAGCGATTTCCACAACCCGATACAATTCCCCTCCGCCGCGTACGACACTTCGTCTATCATCTAA
- the LOC143462829 gene encoding uncharacterized protein LOC143462829 has translation MATQVQHVTVATVQPQQVVFKNLKPIFILGIIETILGLLIAILGAVVIASYSPRNTINAGEGLWCGIWVIIAGILGIFAGRNRTTLSLVNAHMGLSITATVFSGILVCIDSWLAYVLGLYIPGSTPHGLFSCLAIFGFISFILLITSSALCCSASPYTCCGSCCGAPVSAPPPQTMHVVTQQPAVVYQTPGAPQTVAYPAQQQPYDQKAAGMPPPAGVVAGVPPPYSG, from the exons ATGGCAACCCAGGTTCAACATGTAACCGTGGCAACAGTTCAGCCACAACAAGTCGTCTTCAAGAATCTGAAACCGATCTTTATTCTTGGG ATAATCGAAACGATTTTGGGTCTCCTGATTGCCATTCTCGGAGCCGTCGTAATAGCAAGCTATTCCCCTCGAAACACAATTAACGCCGGTGAAGGTCTTTGGTGCGGAATCTGG GTAATCATTGCCGGTATTCTGGGGATATTTGCCGGAAGAAACCGCACAACTCTTAGCTTG GTCAACGCCCATATGGGCCTAAGCATCACTGCAACTGTCTTCAGTGGAATTCTTGTTTGCATTGACAGCTGGTTGGCTTATGTTCTTGGTCTATACATTCCA GGTTCAACACCTCATGGTCTTTTCTCCTGTCTGGCCATATTTGGATTCATCTCATTTATCCTGCTCATTACAAGCTCGGCTCTGTGCTGTAGCGCCTCTCCATACACCTGCTGTGGGAGTTGCTGTGGCGCTCCG GTAAGTGCACCTCCCCCTCAAACAATGCATGTCGTCACTCAGCAACCAGCAGTTGTTTATCAAA CTCCAGGTGCACCGCAGACTGTAGCCTACCCTGCCCAGCAACAACCGTACGACCAGAAAGCTGCGGGAATGCCGCCCCCTGCTGGCGTTGTAGCAGGAGTTCCCCCACCTTACAGCGGCTGA